A genomic window from Herbiconiux aconitum includes:
- a CDS encoding ABC transporter permease, whose protein sequence is MRTFLRQREIPVAAALVVLVLVTFAINPLFLSPQSVKDLLLNATIMIILAVGQALVIITRNVDLSIGSIVGLVAFGTGTLFNIAPGMPIPLVFLIGIVFGGVLGAINGLLVTLAKVPALVITLGTLYIYRGILATWAGSKQYFSGDNPKEFGQLSVDTFFGFPLITIIAVVVVVVVAVVLAFRRGGRDLYAIGSDPDAAKLFGISTGRRVMAAFIACGALTGLAGILYASRYNSVGALTGSGLELDVVAAVVVGGVAIFGGSGTVVGAAIGAVLLSTITSSLTATRVDKFWQQAIVGVLILAAIVVDRVVSIRNTRKLRVSEARDV, encoded by the coding sequence ATGAGAACCTTCCTCCGTCAGCGCGAGATCCCGGTCGCCGCCGCGCTCGTCGTGCTGGTGCTCGTCACCTTCGCGATCAACCCGCTCTTCCTCTCGCCGCAGAGCGTCAAAGACCTGCTGCTGAACGCGACGATCATGATCATCCTGGCCGTGGGTCAGGCGCTCGTCATCATCACTCGCAATGTCGACCTGTCGATCGGCTCGATCGTGGGCCTCGTGGCCTTCGGCACGGGCACACTGTTCAACATCGCGCCCGGGATGCCGATTCCGCTCGTCTTTCTCATCGGCATCGTCTTCGGCGGCGTGCTCGGCGCCATCAACGGTCTGCTGGTCACGCTCGCCAAGGTTCCCGCGCTGGTGATCACCCTGGGCACGCTGTACATCTACCGCGGCATCCTCGCCACCTGGGCCGGGAGCAAGCAGTACTTCTCGGGCGACAACCCCAAGGAGTTCGGCCAACTCTCCGTCGACACCTTCTTCGGCTTCCCGCTCATCACCATCATCGCCGTGGTCGTCGTGGTCGTGGTCGCCGTCGTGCTGGCCTTCCGACGCGGCGGACGCGACCTCTACGCCATCGGCTCCGATCCGGATGCCGCGAAGCTGTTCGGCATCTCGACCGGACGCCGCGTGATGGCCGCGTTCATCGCCTGCGGCGCCCTGACGGGGCTAGCCGGAATCCTCTACGCCTCGCGGTACAACTCCGTCGGCGCCCTCACCGGCTCGGGTCTCGAACTCGACGTGGTGGCAGCGGTCGTGGTGGGCGGTGTCGCCATCTTCGGCGGCTCCGGCACCGTCGTGGGCGCCGCGATCGGCGCGGTGCTGCTCTCGACAATCACGAGCTCGCTCACCGCGACCCGGGTCGACAAGTTCTGGCAGCAAGCCATCGTCGGCGTGCTCATCCTCGCGGCCATCGTGGTCGACCGTGTGGTGAGCATCCGAAATACCCGGAAGCTACGAGTAAGCGAGGCTCGCGATGTCTGA
- a CDS encoding sugar ABC transporter ATP-binding protein encodes MATDPYTGTLPADVTPTVSALSLTGASKTFGPVIALADGTIDIRPGEIHALVGENGAGKSTLVKILAGVHQPDGGVFLVGGEPVSFRTPADSKDAGISVIYQEPTLFPDLTVAENIFIGRQPRNRAGLINRAEMRRQARELFTRLGVPIDPDRVAEGLSIADQQIIEIAKAISLDASVLVMDEPTAALSGVEVDRLFGVARSLRERGAGILFISHRFDEVFALCDRITVMRDGRYIATHDTTAVTVDEIVREMVGRSIDALFPKSEAEIGATVLKVEGLGRAGVFTGIDFEVRAGEIVALAGLVGAGRTEVARAVFGIDKYDAGSVTLGGKALKPHSPQAAIDAGIGFVPEDRRKQGLVMDLSVAKNATLTLRKSLAKFGLINGRTERRVAEEWSKRLQVKTGSQDYAVSTLSGGNQQKVVIAKWLATEPKLIIVDEPTRGIDVGTKAEVHRLLSDLAGRGIAVLMISSELPEVLGMADRVLVMHEGRISAQFSREEATAERVMHAATASSEGAAS; translated from the coding sequence ATGGCGACTGACCCCTATACCGGAACTCTTCCGGCAGACGTGACACCGACGGTGTCGGCGCTCTCCTTGACCGGGGCGAGCAAGACCTTCGGCCCGGTGATCGCCCTCGCCGACGGCACCATCGACATCCGGCCGGGTGAGATCCACGCTCTCGTGGGCGAGAACGGCGCCGGCAAGTCGACGCTCGTCAAGATCCTCGCCGGAGTGCACCAACCCGACGGCGGCGTATTCCTCGTCGGCGGCGAACCGGTGAGCTTCCGCACCCCCGCCGACAGCAAAGACGCCGGCATCTCGGTGATCTACCAGGAGCCGACGCTCTTCCCCGACCTCACCGTCGCCGAGAACATCTTCATCGGCCGCCAGCCGCGCAATCGTGCCGGCCTGATCAACCGCGCCGAGATGCGCCGCCAGGCCCGGGAGCTGTTCACCCGCCTCGGCGTTCCGATCGACCCCGACCGCGTGGCCGAGGGTCTCTCCATCGCCGACCAGCAGATCATCGAGATCGCCAAGGCCATCTCACTCGACGCGAGCGTGCTCGTGATGGACGAGCCCACCGCCGCCCTCTCCGGCGTGGAAGTCGACCGTCTGTTCGGTGTGGCACGCTCCCTGCGCGAGCGGGGCGCGGGCATCCTCTTCATCTCGCACCGCTTCGACGAGGTCTTCGCCCTGTGTGATCGCATCACCGTGATGCGCGACGGCCGCTACATCGCAACGCACGACACGACGGCCGTCACGGTCGACGAGATCGTGCGCGAGATGGTGGGACGCAGCATCGACGCCCTCTTCCCCAAGTCGGAGGCCGAGATCGGCGCCACCGTGCTGAAGGTCGAAGGTCTCGGCCGCGCCGGCGTCTTCACAGGCATCGACTTCGAGGTGCGGGCGGGCGAGATCGTTGCCCTGGCCGGCCTCGTGGGTGCGGGGCGCACCGAGGTGGCGCGAGCCGTCTTCGGCATCGACAAGTACGACGCGGGCAGCGTGACCCTGGGCGGCAAGGCCCTCAAGCCGCACAGCCCGCAGGCCGCGATCGACGCCGGTATCGGCTTCGTGCCCGAGGACCGCCGCAAACAGGGACTCGTGATGGACCTCTCGGTCGCCAAGAACGCCACCCTCACCCTGCGAAAGTCGCTCGCGAAGTTCGGCCTCATCAACGGCCGCACCGAGCGCCGGGTCGCGGAGGAGTGGTCCAAGCGCCTGCAGGTGAAAACCGGATCGCAGGATTACGCCGTCTCCACGCTCTCCGGCGGCAACCAGCAGAAGGTCGTCATCGCCAAGTGGCTCGCGACCGAACCCAAGCTCATCATCGTCGACGAACCCACCCGAGGCATCGACGTCGGCACCAAGGCCGAGGTGCACCGCCTGCTCTCCGATCTCGCCGGCCGCGGCATCGCCGTGCTCATGATCTCCTCCGAGCTCCCCGAAGTGCTCGGAATGGCCGATCGCGTGCTCGTGATGCACGAGGGCCGGATCTCCGCCCAGTTCTCCCGCGAGGAGGCAACCGCCGAGCGCGTCATGCACGCTGCGACCGCGTCGTCCGAAGGAGCCGCCTCATGA